Proteins encoded in a region of the Streptomyces sp. NBC_00310 genome:
- the purM gene encoding phosphoribosylformylglycinamidine cyclo-ligase, which translates to MSETTGASYAAAGVDIEAGDRAVELMKEWVKKTQRPEVLGGLGGFAGLFDASALKGYERPLLASATDGVGTKVDIARQLGVYDTIGHDLVAMVMDDIVVCGAEPLFMTDYICVGKVHPERVAAIVKGIAEGCVLAGCALVGGETAEHPGLLGPDDFDVAGAGTGVVEAERLLGPDRIRTGDAVIAMAASGLHSNGYSLVRHVLLNQAGLSLDAEIAELGRPLGAELLEPTKIYSLDCLALTRTTEVHAFSHVTGGGLAANLARVIPDTLHATVDRSTWTPAPIFDLVGRTGQVERLELEKTLNMGVGMIAIVPQESADVALTALADRGVDAWVAGEITDRGDHTTGAELVGDYARS; encoded by the coding sequence ATGTCTGAGACAACTGGTGCCAGCTACGCAGCCGCGGGCGTCGACATCGAGGCGGGCGACCGCGCCGTAGAGCTCATGAAGGAGTGGGTGAAGAAGACGCAGCGCCCCGAGGTCCTCGGCGGCCTCGGCGGTTTCGCCGGCCTCTTCGACGCCTCCGCCCTCAAGGGCTACGAGCGCCCGCTGCTCGCCTCCGCCACGGACGGCGTCGGTACGAAGGTCGACATCGCCCGGCAGCTCGGCGTGTACGACACCATCGGCCACGACCTGGTCGCGATGGTGATGGACGACATCGTGGTCTGCGGCGCCGAACCGCTGTTCATGACCGACTACATCTGCGTCGGCAAGGTCCACCCCGAGCGGGTGGCGGCCATCGTCAAGGGCATCGCCGAGGGCTGTGTCCTCGCCGGCTGCGCCCTCGTCGGCGGTGAGACCGCCGAGCACCCCGGCCTCCTCGGCCCGGACGACTTCGACGTCGCCGGCGCCGGCACGGGCGTGGTCGAGGCGGAGCGGCTGCTCGGCCCGGACCGTATCCGTACGGGTGACGCGGTGATCGCCATGGCGGCCTCCGGCCTTCACTCGAACGGGTACTCGCTCGTCCGCCACGTCCTCCTCAACCAGGCGGGCCTCTCCCTGGACGCCGAGATCGCCGAACTCGGCCGCCCCCTCGGCGCGGAACTCCTGGAACCCACCAAGATCTACTCGCTGGACTGCCTGGCCCTCACCCGCACCACCGAGGTCCACGCCTTCAGCCACGTCACCGGCGGCGGCCTCGCCGCCAACCTGGCCCGTGTCATCCCCGACACCCTCCACGCCACGGTCGACCGCTCCACCTGGACCCCGGCCCCGATCTTCGACCTCGTCGGCAGGACGGGCCAGGTGGAACGCCTGGAGCTGGAGAAGACCCTGAACATGGGCGTGGGCATGATCGCCATCGTCCCCCAGGAGTCGGCGGACGTGGCCCTCACGGCCCTGGCGGACCGCGGGGTGGACGCCTGGGTGGCAGGCGAGATCACCGACCGCGGCGACCACACGACAGGCGCGGAACTGGTGGGCGACTACGCGCGAAGCTGA
- a CDS encoding Leu/Phe/Val dehydrogenase, whose product MTDVSDGVLHTLFHSDQGGHEQVVLCQDRASGLKAVIAIHSTALGPALGGTRFYPYATEAEAVADALNLARGMSYKNAMAGLDHGGGKAVIIGDPDRIKSEELLLAYGRFVASLGGRYVTACDVGTYVADMDVVARECRWTTGRSPENGGAGDSSVLTAFGVYQGMRASAQHLWGDPTLRGRRVGIAGVGKVGHHLVTHLRAEGAEIVITDVREEAVRRILDRHPEGVTAVAHTDALIRTEGLDIYAPCALGGALNDDSVPVLTAEVVCGAANNQLAHPGVEKDLADRGILYAPDYVVNAGGVVQVADELHGFDFERCKAKAAQIYDTTLAIFARAKTDGIPPAAAADRIAEQRMHEAAAARGR is encoded by the coding sequence GTGACCGACGTATCTGACGGCGTCCTGCACACCCTGTTCCACTCGGACCAGGGCGGCCACGAGCAAGTCGTGCTCTGCCAGGACCGGGCCAGCGGCCTCAAGGCCGTCATCGCCATCCACTCCACCGCGCTGGGCCCCGCTCTCGGCGGCACGCGCTTCTACCCGTACGCGACCGAGGCGGAGGCCGTCGCCGACGCGCTGAACCTCGCGCGCGGGATGTCGTACAAGAACGCCATGGCCGGGCTCGACCACGGCGGCGGCAAGGCCGTGATCATCGGCGATCCCGACCGGATCAAGAGCGAGGAGCTGCTGCTCGCCTACGGACGGTTCGTGGCCTCGCTGGGCGGCCGGTACGTCACCGCGTGCGACGTCGGCACGTACGTCGCCGACATGGACGTCGTGGCCCGCGAGTGCCGCTGGACGACGGGCCGGTCGCCCGAGAACGGCGGCGCCGGCGACTCGTCCGTCCTGACCGCCTTCGGCGTCTACCAGGGCATGCGGGCCTCCGCCCAGCACCTGTGGGGCGATCCGACGCTGCGCGGCCGCAGGGTCGGGATCGCGGGCGTCGGCAAGGTCGGCCACCACCTCGTGACGCATCTGCGGGCCGAGGGCGCCGAGATCGTGATCACGGACGTGCGTGAGGAGGCCGTACGGCGGATTCTCGACCGGCATCCGGAAGGGGTCACCGCCGTCGCCCACACCGACGCGCTCATCCGGACCGAGGGGCTCGACATCTACGCCCCCTGCGCGCTCGGCGGGGCCCTCAACGACGACTCCGTGCCCGTCCTGACCGCCGAGGTGGTGTGCGGCGCGGCCAACAACCAGCTCGCGCACCCCGGTGTCGAGAAGGACCTCGCCGACCGCGGGATCCTCTACGCGCCGGACTACGTGGTGAACGCCGGAGGGGTCGTCCAGGTCGCCGACGAGCTCCACGGATTCGACTTCGAGCGGTGCAAGGCGAAGGCCGCGCAGATCTACGACACCACCCTGGCGATCTTCGCACGTGCGAAGACGGATGGTATTCCGCCGGCCGCCGCGGCCGACCGGATCGCCGAGCAGCGGATGCACGAGGCGGCCGCGGCGCGCGGCCGCTGA
- a CDS encoding META domain-containing protein has translation MDKRLTLTALALLPLPLLAACGTESAGDSGSGNVGSTATKASVTGVRWKVDSLTVGGKTEQAPDGAYLKIADNGEVDGNYGCNTFGSTAAFKDDGIDFETARSTEMACGDVPMKFEEAFARTLDAEKFTAETTDGGLTLTTGDGDTVKMSEEKPAELYGTKWRIDSLMDHDVATSLPEAAQGKAWFTLDKKAGTLNGSLGCNEVSAKATVSEDRITLGNPRTTRKMCSDSLMAAERSLLELFKGTVEYRIDHRSITLTSENNAGIGAVADK, from the coding sequence ATGGACAAGCGACTGACCCTCACCGCCCTGGCCCTGCTCCCGCTCCCGCTGCTCGCGGCCTGCGGAACCGAGTCGGCCGGCGACTCCGGCAGCGGCAACGTCGGCTCGACCGCCACGAAGGCCTCGGTCACCGGCGTCCGCTGGAAGGTCGACAGCCTCACCGTCGGCGGGAAGACCGAGCAGGCCCCCGACGGCGCCTATCTGAAGATCGCCGACAACGGCGAGGTCGACGGCAACTACGGCTGCAACACCTTCGGCTCGACCGCCGCCTTCAAGGACGACGGCATCGACTTCGAGACCGCCCGGTCCACGGAGATGGCCTGCGGCGACGTCCCGATGAAGTTCGAGGAGGCCTTCGCCCGCACGCTCGACGCGGAGAAGTTCACGGCCGAGACCACCGACGGCGGGCTCACCCTCACCACGGGCGACGGCGACACCGTCAAGATGAGCGAGGAGAAGCCCGCGGAGCTCTACGGCACGAAGTGGCGGATCGACTCCCTCATGGACCACGACGTCGCCACCTCGCTCCCCGAGGCCGCCCAGGGCAAGGCCTGGTTCACCCTCGACAAGAAGGCCGGAACCCTGAACGGAAGCCTCGGCTGCAACGAGGTGTCGGCGAAGGCCACGGTGAGCGAGGACCGAATCACCCTCGGCAACCCGCGGACCACCCGCAAGATGTGCTCCGACTCACTCATGGCCGCCGAGCGCAGCCTTCTGGAGCTCTTCAAGGGCACGGTGGAGTATCGAATCGATCACCGCAGCATCACGCTGACCAGCGAAAACAACGCGGGCATCGGTGCCGTCGCCGACAAGTGA
- a CDS encoding Uma2 family endonuclease: MTVMAERTSQMSVEEFETIASAAPETVTLEFINGRIGVKQVTDGDHSTIVSWLTRRCMQSRPDLDLYQGQGLRVETYREGRAKPDAVIAPEAHFAGHGEWADPDGALMVVEVTSYGSDTDRRDRHEKPAAYGQSGIPLYLLIDRGSCTVTVHSGPDRLVGGYRDVHTAKFGEKVSLPDPVGIELDTEILKNYVR, translated from the coding sequence ATGACGGTTATGGCCGAGCGCACGTCTCAGATGTCGGTGGAGGAGTTCGAAACGATCGCCTCCGCCGCTCCCGAGACCGTCACGTTGGAGTTCATCAACGGACGGATCGGAGTCAAGCAAGTGACGGACGGGGACCACAGCACCATCGTGTCCTGGTTGACCCGGCGCTGTATGCAGTCAAGGCCCGACCTGGACCTGTATCAGGGCCAGGGGCTCAGGGTGGAGACGTACCGTGAGGGCAGGGCGAAGCCGGACGCGGTGATCGCACCCGAAGCCCACTTCGCGGGACACGGCGAGTGGGCCGACCCCGACGGGGCGCTCATGGTCGTCGAGGTCACGTCCTACGGCTCCGACACCGACCGGCGGGACCGGCACGAGAAGCCGGCCGCGTACGGGCAGTCCGGGATCCCTCTGTACCTTCTGATCGACCGGGGCTCGTGCACCGTCACCGTGCACAGCGGCCCGGACCGGCTGGTCGGCGGTTACCGCGACGTGCACACCGCGAAGTTCGGCGAGAAGGTGTCCCTTCCCGATCCGGTCGGGATCGAACTCGACACGGAGATCCTCAAGAACTACGTCCGCTGA
- a CDS encoding DUF3073 domain-containing protein: MGRGRAKAKQTKVARQLKYSSGGTDLSRLANELGASTSSQPPNGEPFEDDEDDDDPYSQYADLYNDDDEDEDDQSGPASHRRGA; this comes from the coding sequence ATGGGGCGCGGCCGGGCAAAGGCCAAGCAGACGAAGGTCGCCCGCCAGCTGAAGTACAGCAGCGGCGGGACTGATCTGTCGCGTCTGGCCAATGAGCTGGGCGCTTCGACTTCGAGCCAGCCGCCGAATGGCGAGCCGTTCGAGGATGACGAAGACGACGACGACCCGTACTCCCAGTACGCGGATCTCTACAACGACGACGACGAGGACGAGGACGACCAGTCCGGTCCGGCGTCACATCGTCGCGGAGCTTGA
- a CDS encoding maleylpyruvate isomerase family mycothiol-dependent enzyme, translating to MPPARKRPRTYDPAKTRKAVLAQFGNVREAVGTLTAEQLALPTRLGAWTARDLAAHLTMAVESVSRALERPEPPKAGLNPLDHASATATYAGAIAEGSRGLAEADLDLVALYAGVEQRITEGLAAAPQDRVIDTRAGGMMLDDYLLTRTIELVVHTDDLNAAVPGLDIPYDRHALATCVRLLADTLAARAPGGSTEVRIPPYAVVQCVEGPRHTRGTPPNVVETDPLTWIRLATGRLEWAAALDGAKVSASGERADLSRLLPLMS from the coding sequence ATGCCCCCGGCCAGGAAACGCCCCCGCACCTACGACCCCGCCAAGACCCGCAAGGCCGTGCTGGCCCAGTTCGGGAACGTACGGGAGGCCGTGGGCACCCTCACCGCCGAGCAGCTCGCGCTGCCGACGCGGCTCGGGGCGTGGACCGCGCGGGACCTGGCCGCGCACCTCACCATGGCCGTGGAGAGCGTCAGCCGTGCCCTGGAACGGCCCGAGCCCCCGAAGGCCGGGCTGAACCCGCTCGACCACGCCTCCGCGACCGCCACGTACGCCGGCGCCATCGCCGAGGGCAGCCGCGGCCTGGCCGAGGCCGACCTCGACCTCGTCGCCCTCTACGCGGGGGTGGAGCAGCGGATCACCGAGGGGCTCGCGGCCGCCCCGCAGGACCGGGTCATCGACACCCGCGCCGGCGGCATGATGCTCGACGACTACCTGCTCACGCGCACCATCGAACTCGTCGTCCACACCGACGACCTGAACGCCGCCGTCCCCGGCCTCGACATCCCGTACGACCGGCACGCCCTCGCCACCTGTGTCCGGCTGCTCGCCGACACCCTCGCCGCGCGGGCGCCCGGCGGCTCGACGGAGGTGCGGATCCCGCCGTACGCCGTCGTGCAGTGCGTGGAGGGGCCGAGGCACACCCGGGGTACCCCGCCGAACGTCGTCGAGACGGACCCGCTGACCTGGATCCGTCTCGCCACCGGCCGCCTGGAGTGGGCCGCCGCCCTGGACGGGGCGAAGGTCAGCGCGAGCGGCGAGCGCGCCGATCTGAGCAGGCTGCTGCCCCTCATGAGCTGA
- the purF gene encoding amidophosphoribosyltransferase, with amino-acid sequence MPRGDGRLNHDLLPGEKGPQDACGVFGVWAPGEEVAKLTYFGLYALQHRGQESAGIAVSNGSQILVFKDMGLVSQVFDETSLGSLQGHIAVGHARYSTTGASVWENAQPTFRATAHGSIALGHNGNLVNTAQLAEMVADLPKQEGRTPRVAATNDTDLLTALLAAQVDPEGKPLTIEEAAHTVLPKVRGAFSLVFMDEHTLYAARDPQGIRPLVLGRLERGWVVASESAALDICGAAYVREIEPGEFIAIDENGLRSSRFADAKPKGCVFEYVYLARPDTDIAGRNVYLSRVEMGRKLAKEAPVDADLVIATPESGTPAAIGYAEASGIPFGAGLVKNAYVGRTFIQPSQTIRQLGIRLKLNPLKEVIKGKRLVVVDDSIVRGNTQRALVRMLREAGAAEVHIRISSPPVKWPCFFGIDFATRAELIANGMTIDEIGTSLGADSLAYISLDGMIAATTIAKPNLCRACFDGEYPMELPDPELLGKQLLETELAAGPAATAAADAIRRP; translated from the coding sequence GTGCCACGTGGTGACGGACGACTCAACCACGACCTTCTCCCCGGCGAGAAAGGCCCCCAGGACGCTTGCGGCGTCTTCGGTGTCTGGGCGCCGGGCGAAGAGGTCGCGAAGCTCACTTACTTCGGGCTCTACGCCCTCCAGCATCGGGGCCAGGAATCCGCGGGTATCGCGGTCAGCAACGGCTCCCAGATCCTCGTCTTCAAGGACATGGGCCTCGTTTCCCAGGTCTTCGACGAGACCTCGCTCGGTTCCCTCCAAGGTCACATCGCGGTCGGTCACGCCCGCTACTCGACCACCGGCGCCTCCGTGTGGGAGAACGCCCAGCCGACCTTCCGTGCCACCGCGCACGGCTCCATCGCACTCGGCCACAACGGCAACCTGGTCAACACGGCCCAGCTCGCCGAGATGGTCGCCGACCTGCCCAAGCAGGAGGGCCGTACGCCCCGCGTCGCGGCCACCAACGACACCGACCTGCTCACCGCGCTCCTCGCGGCCCAGGTCGACCCCGAGGGCAAGCCGCTGACCATCGAGGAGGCCGCCCACACGGTCCTCCCGAAGGTGCGCGGTGCCTTCTCCCTCGTCTTCATGGACGAGCACACCCTCTACGCGGCCCGTGACCCGCAGGGCATCCGCCCGCTGGTCCTCGGCCGCCTGGAGCGCGGCTGGGTCGTCGCCTCCGAGTCCGCCGCCCTCGACATCTGTGGCGCCGCCTACGTCCGGGAGATCGAGCCGGGCGAGTTCATCGCCATCGACGAGAACGGTCTGCGCAGCTCCCGATTCGCGGACGCGAAGCCCAAGGGCTGTGTCTTCGAGTACGTGTACCTGGCCCGCCCGGACACCGACATCGCCGGCCGGAACGTGTACCTCTCCCGTGTGGAGATGGGCCGCAAGCTCGCCAAGGAAGCCCCCGTCGACGCCGACCTGGTCATAGCGACCCCGGAGTCCGGCACCCCGGCCGCCATCGGCTACGCGGAGGCCTCGGGCATCCCGTTCGGTGCGGGTCTGGTGAAGAACGCGTACGTCGGACGTACGTTCATCCAGCCCTCCCAGACGATCCGGCAGCTCGGCATCCGGCTGAAGCTGAACCCGCTGAAGGAAGTCATCAAGGGCAAGCGCCTGGTGGTCGTCGACGACTCGATCGTCCGCGGCAACACCCAGCGCGCGCTGGTCCGGATGCTCCGCGAGGCCGGCGCGGCGGAAGTCCACATCCGGATCTCCTCACCTCCGGTGAAGTGGCCCTGCTTCTTCGGCATCGACTTCGCCACCCGCGCCGAGCTCATCGCCAACGGCATGACGATCGACGAGATCGGCACCTCCCTGGGCGCCGACTCCCTGGCGTACATCTCCCTCGACGGCATGATCGCGGCGACCACCATCGCCAAGCCGAACCTCTGCCGTGCCTGCTTCGACGGCGAGTACCCGATGGAACTGCCGGACCCCGAACTGCTCGGCAAGCAGCTGCTGGAGACCGAGCTGGCGGCCGGTCCCGCCGCCACGGCCGCGGCCGACGCGATCCGTCGTCCGTAG
- a CDS encoding Dyp-type peroxidase: MPTELKLRESEDIQGDVLAGFKKDQMTLLFLKFEDAARARTWVRQLEPQISTTKQVATFNAAFRKARQASGGDDPQKLKATWMNVSFTHEGIWQLIGKDPLPSTRPGGTLEAFKDGSNKRALGDVGDSSPENWLFGNGKGQTVHAVLTIASDTVQDLQAAVTAQREATAQAKIVIVFQQNGATLTGSRRGKEHFGFKDGVSEPAVIGFDEPDPERPEYEKGKPGTRLIPAGEFVIGHPRIGGITYDEMPDWAVNGSFHVVRRLAQDVPGWWAQISAQLKVLKKAKVVPPEATPEWLAARVVGRWRSGTPVAKCPHADRPGNAEAGADNDFGFKNDPEGFVTPLFSHLRKTNPRDGLQEKPGAEPFPENPVMDRRRIMRRGSPYGAPFDPASEGPGGPDDPRGLLFVSYQSDLVEQFEFIQKAWINDPNFPPGRTNKPGPDPDVGPTGTVTYESPGASTQLTFNQFVTTEGSVYGFAPSLTTLRLLGEGRLTDKLPSTVRPTDAFLAVPDLYRQGGKSWYWAYGTGGSGPVARTVSIAEGDEHSDRLERPDRPLSTWPQLYSGVGRVDAVLPVPDEQRIDGRSRFWLFHTTEGRQVYRLISINDRAESGLPPDQAGTVDRGDRAITAWTSFNGIEQVDAFLPVPDWSGEFRNNGRSWYWVFHTLMGQQVYRLISIADGKAHTDVIERGDRSLSLWQSLAGIDKVDEFLAVPDMQMINGFSLFWVFHQDRYRIISIKSGAGHPDQESVGDRPLTLWTSLTN; the protein is encoded by the coding sequence ATGCCGACTGAACTGAAACTGCGGGAGAGCGAGGACATCCAGGGCGATGTCCTCGCGGGTTTCAAGAAGGACCAGATGACCCTGCTCTTCCTCAAGTTCGAGGACGCGGCCAGGGCGAGGACGTGGGTGCGGCAGCTCGAACCGCAGATCTCCACCACCAAACAGGTCGCCACCTTCAACGCGGCGTTCCGCAAGGCCAGGCAGGCCTCGGGCGGCGACGATCCGCAGAAGCTGAAAGCGACCTGGATGAACGTCAGCTTCACCCACGAGGGCATCTGGCAACTGATCGGCAAGGACCCGCTGCCCAGCACGCGGCCGGGCGGCACACTGGAGGCGTTCAAGGACGGCTCGAACAAACGTGCGCTTGGCGACGTCGGCGACAGCTCGCCGGAGAACTGGCTGTTCGGCAACGGCAAGGGCCAGACCGTGCACGCGGTACTGACCATCGCCTCGGACACCGTCCAGGACCTGCAGGCCGCCGTCACCGCGCAGCGCGAGGCAACCGCCCAGGCCAAGATCGTGATCGTCTTCCAGCAGAACGGCGCGACCCTGACCGGCTCCCGCCGCGGCAAGGAGCACTTCGGCTTCAAGGACGGCGTGAGCGAGCCGGCCGTGATCGGCTTCGACGAGCCGGACCCGGAGCGGCCCGAGTACGAGAAGGGCAAGCCCGGCACCCGGCTGATCCCGGCGGGCGAGTTCGTGATCGGACATCCGAGGATCGGCGGTATCACCTACGACGAGATGCCGGACTGGGCGGTGAACGGCAGCTTCCACGTGGTGCGCCGGCTGGCCCAGGACGTACCCGGCTGGTGGGCCCAGATCTCCGCGCAGCTCAAGGTCCTGAAGAAGGCCAAGGTGGTGCCGCCGGAGGCCACCCCCGAGTGGCTGGCCGCCCGGGTGGTCGGCCGCTGGCGCTCGGGCACCCCCGTGGCCAAGTGCCCGCACGCGGACCGGCCGGGCAACGCGGAGGCCGGTGCGGACAACGACTTCGGTTTCAAGAACGATCCGGAGGGCTTCGTCACCCCGCTCTTCTCCCACCTGCGCAAGACCAACCCCCGCGACGGCCTGCAGGAGAAACCCGGCGCCGAACCGTTCCCGGAGAACCCGGTGATGGACCGCCGGCGGATCATGCGCCGGGGCTCCCCGTACGGCGCGCCCTTCGACCCTGCCTCGGAGGGGCCCGGCGGGCCCGACGACCCACGCGGGCTGCTCTTCGTGAGCTACCAGTCCGACCTCGTCGAGCAGTTCGAGTTCATCCAGAAGGCCTGGATCAACGACCCGAACTTCCCCCCGGGCCGGACGAACAAGCCCGGCCCCGACCCGGACGTCGGCCCGACCGGCACCGTGACGTACGAATCGCCCGGCGCCTCCACCCAGCTGACGTTCAACCAGTTCGTGACCACCGAGGGCTCGGTGTACGGCTTCGCGCCCTCGCTGACCACGCTCCGGCTGCTCGGCGAGGGACGGCTGACCGACAAGCTGCCCAGCACCGTCCGGCCCACCGACGCCTTCCTGGCCGTCCCGGACCTCTACCGCCAGGGCGGCAAGAGCTGGTACTGGGCGTACGGAACGGGCGGTTCGGGCCCGGTCGCCCGCACCGTCTCGATCGCCGAGGGCGACGAACACAGCGACAGGCTGGAGCGGCCCGACCGGCCGCTCTCCACCTGGCCGCAGCTCTACAGCGGGGTCGGCCGTGTGGACGCGGTGCTCCCGGTGCCGGACGAGCAGCGGATCGACGGGCGCAGCCGGTTCTGGCTGTTCCACACCACCGAGGGCCGCCAGGTCTACCGGCTGATCTCGATCAACGACCGGGCCGAGTCGGGCCTGCCGCCGGATCAGGCGGGCACCGTCGACCGGGGGGACCGGGCGATCACGGCCTGGACCTCGTTCAACGGCATCGAGCAGGTGGACGCCTTCCTGCCCGTGCCGGACTGGAGCGGCGAGTTCCGGAACAACGGCAGGAGCTGGTACTGGGTCTTCCACACCCTCATGGGCCAGCAGGTCTACCGACTGATCTCGATCGCCGACGGCAAGGCGCACACCGACGTGATCGAGCGCGGCGACCGTTCACTGTCGCTCTGGCAGTCGCTGGCCGGGATCGACAAGGTCGACGAGTTCCTGGCCGTGCCGGACATGCAGATGATCAACGGCTTCAGCCTGTTCTGGGTCTTCCACCAGGACAGGTACCGGATCATCTCGATCAAGAGCGGTGCCGGACACCCGGACCAGGAGTCGGTCGGCGACCGGCCACTGACGCTCTGGACGTCACTGACGAACTGA
- a CDS encoding galactose oxidase-like domain-containing protein, whose translation MSRGNPSTVPRWLLAAALAVCTTSALTVGVTGPAIAHGTDHDHDRTAGTSARAPVKADPDEAAALGEEHAEEHAHTRRALAALGDYPQTTRTARLKALGESQAAANTGFDPSESGRFREYFPSPDFAAHVAQLPTGKVLLFSFERVEKNPQKEPAPTDTIGKENAGRAYLWDPAKGTGSDAFTKVTPPTVNVPDGLNQPRPAPFFCAGHSFLPNGMLGVFGGNLGGNGGTGAKLSLVFDPWQEVWYQNKDMAVGRWYPSVVTGMDGRQLIMSGQSELGWGTPTSIVERFPALDRPVPVARTDKPEGWSVGGFRADAPFKRDYPHLFSLRDGKIYGLGRNPDQQWTFDINTETRSDLPARPDIPHPPGAMVPPQGIGRNYGSAVPLPAGFRGPDSVLVLGGDRDDPNTYQLVGGQWSKEKPRAFGRTQDNTLLLPDANLLTVNGAFDIRDYGNGPYNPNADLKYRQTELRDANGNWKLGPAQRLPRGYHSNAVVLPDGRVMVTGDELQQLANDPNIDDDMNGSIEIYEPPYLHQGGRPNLGMVFNPSVGYNERITVSSTTAADVTRAVLLAPTTATHSVNTSQRHLDLRIKSRSGNFVELQAPPSAAAAPPGYYMIFLLNEEGAPSNAGWVQLKPTSGGQTP comes from the coding sequence ATGTCCCGCGGTAATCCCTCGACCGTCCCCCGGTGGCTGCTCGCGGCCGCACTGGCGGTCTGCACCACCTCCGCACTGACCGTCGGAGTGACCGGACCGGCCATTGCCCATGGCACCGACCACGACCACGACCGGACCGCCGGCACCTCCGCCAGGGCGCCGGTGAAGGCCGATCCGGACGAGGCCGCGGCCCTCGGCGAGGAGCACGCCGAGGAGCACGCCCACACCAGGAGGGCGCTGGCGGCGCTCGGCGACTACCCGCAGACCACCCGCACCGCGCGCCTCAAGGCGCTGGGTGAGTCCCAGGCCGCCGCCAACACGGGCTTCGACCCGAGTGAGTCCGGGCGGTTCCGGGAGTACTTCCCGTCCCCCGACTTCGCCGCGCACGTCGCCCAGCTGCCCACCGGCAAGGTGCTGCTGTTCTCGTTCGAGCGGGTCGAGAAGAACCCGCAGAAGGAACCCGCGCCGACCGACACCATCGGCAAGGAGAACGCGGGGCGGGCCTACCTCTGGGACCCGGCCAAGGGCACCGGATCGGACGCCTTCACCAAGGTCACCCCGCCGACGGTCAACGTGCCGGACGGGCTCAACCAGCCGCGTCCCGCGCCGTTCTTCTGCGCCGGGCACTCCTTCCTGCCGAACGGCATGCTCGGTGTCTTCGGCGGCAACCTGGGCGGCAACGGCGGCACCGGGGCCAAGCTCTCGCTGGTCTTCGACCCCTGGCAGGAGGTCTGGTACCAGAACAAGGACATGGCGGTCGGCCGTTGGTACCCGAGCGTGGTGACCGGGATGGACGGCCGACAGCTCATCATGTCCGGCCAGTCCGAGCTGGGCTGGGGCACGCCGACCTCGATCGTCGAGCGCTTCCCCGCGCTCGACAGGCCGGTGCCGGTGGCCAGGACCGACAAGCCGGAAGGCTGGTCCGTCGGCGGGTTCCGGGCGGACGCGCCGTTCAAGCGCGACTACCCGCACCTGTTCTCGTTGCGCGACGGCAAGATCTACGGGCTCGGCCGCAACCCCGACCAGCAGTGGACGTTCGACATCAACACCGAGACCAGAAGCGACCTTCCGGCCCGCCCGGACATCCCGCACCCGCCGGGTGCCATGGTCCCCCCGCAAGGCATCGGCCGTAACTACGGTTCGGCCGTCCCGCTCCCGGCCGGCTTCCGCGGCCCGGACTCGGTGCTGGTCCTCGGCGGCGACCGTGACGACCCGAACACCTACCAGCTGGTCGGCGGCCAGTGGAGCAAGGAGAAGCCGCGCGCCTTCGGCCGCACCCAGGACAACACCCTGCTGCTCCCGGACGCCAACCTGCTCACCGTGAACGGCGCCTTCGACATCCGCGACTACGGCAACGGGCCGTACAACCCGAACGCCGACCTGAAGTACCGCCAGACCGAACTCCGGGACGCGAACGGCAACTGGAAGCTCGGCCCGGCCCAGCGGCTGCCGCGCGGCTACCACTCCAACGCGGTGGTCCTCCCCGACGGCCGGGTGATGGTGACCGGTGACGAACTGCAGCAGCTCGCCAACGACCCGAACATCGACGACGACATGAACGGCAGCATCGAGATCTACGAGCCGCCCTACCTGCACCAGGGCGGCCGCCCCAACCTCGGCATGGTCTTCAACCCCTCGGTCGGCTACAACGAGCGGATCACCGTCAGCAGCACCACCGCCGCCGACGTGACCCGGGCAGTGCTGCTCGCCCCGACCACCGCGACCCACTCGGTCAACACCAGCCAGCGCCACCTGGACCTGCGGATCAAGAGCCGCTCCGGCAACTTCGTCGAGCTCCAGGCACCGCCCTCGGCCGCCGCCGCCCCACCCGGCTACTACATGATCTTCCTGCTGAACGAGGAGGGCGCCCCGAGCAACGCGGGCTGGGTCCAGCTCAAGCCCACCTCGGGCGGCCAGACCCCCTGA